A window from Pseudomonas kribbensis encodes these proteins:
- a CDS encoding tellurite resistance TerB family protein, with product MNTSDLLEQLLRGQASAGQQSGASAGDGLGGLGGLLGGLLGGGGTSGGGAPAGGLGGLLGGLLGGGGLGGGALGGGTQSRSGGTNYAALASLGMMAFQAYQAWQRSQASAAPQQTPQTADLLAGPQVEEHSHAVLRALIAAAKADGRIDDSEKQLIGSEIGRHTDDPNLQQWLDAEVAKPLDAREVAQAANNDPAVAAEMYIASVMLVDDQQDAERNYLDELAAALQIDPELQVHLEQQAKGTA from the coding sequence ATGAACACCAGCGATCTGCTCGAACAACTGCTGCGAGGCCAGGCCTCGGCGGGACAACAAAGTGGCGCCTCGGCCGGCGATGGCCTGGGCGGGCTCGGCGGATTGCTGGGTGGCCTGCTCGGTGGCGGTGGCACCAGCGGCGGCGGTGCGCCTGCCGGCGGACTGGGTGGGCTGCTCGGAGGGTTGCTCGGTGGCGGCGGTTTGGGTGGCGGGGCGCTTGGCGGTGGGACGCAAAGTCGTTCCGGCGGCACCAACTACGCGGCCCTGGCCTCGCTGGGCATGATGGCGTTCCAGGCCTATCAGGCCTGGCAACGCAGTCAGGCGTCAGCCGCGCCGCAGCAGACACCGCAGACCGCGGACCTGTTGGCCGGCCCGCAAGTCGAGGAGCACAGCCACGCGGTATTGCGCGCACTGATCGCGGCGGCGAAGGCCGACGGGCGGATCGACGACTCGGAGAAGCAACTGATCGGCAGCGAAATCGGCCGCCACACCGATGACCCCAACCTGCAGCAATGGCTGGACGCCGAAGTCGCCAAACCCCTCGATGCCCGGGAAGTTGCGCAAGCCGCGAACAACGATCCGGCGGTGGCCGCCGAAATGTATATCGCCAGCGTGATGCTGGTGGACGACCAGCAGGACGCCGAACGCAATTACCTGGATGAACTGGCGGCAGCCTTGCAGATCGATCCCGAGTTGCAGGTGCATCTGGAACAACAGGCCAAAGGCACCGCCTGA